The following coding sequences lie in one Bacteroidota bacterium genomic window:
- a CDS encoding DEAD/DEAH box helicase: MDAFKLHKDITDSYREYIRSFVKIRDKRIRDYVEARFDEDGFIPEPFLQFNPSYKREETLADLHREGLIHHDLITVFGDYQLYKHQVEAIRKGLSGQGFVVTSGTGSGKSLTYLATIFDYILKLKEKKKGVKAVLVYPMNALINSQKEEIMKYEMNYLISFVPEDKRKEYDLRSNENNGQSLEDILKKLRSFTGKAFPITYANYTGQEGQEERERIEKEVPDIILTNYMMMELIMTRASEEWMRDSIKAHLRFLVFDELHTYRGRQGSDVSLLIRRVKDITRGEVTCIGTSATMTTVGSPEDKKKAVAGVASTIFGTQFDVSQIIGEYLQNCTASTQIPGKFELQEGIHQHISKDGTPEDFVRHPLAIWLENKVALFRHPDGFVERGKPHTLSEIVKLLADDSGESYTDCEKAVRNLLDWAEALNIKAHRLKTFKSYLPYKLHQFISQTNTVYVTLEPRDRRKITLETGRYVRENNQDKYIYPLLFSRFSGHEFICVRKNFTTNILEPRDPDDIPLQLSKDDLRGDRETGLKPRKLTAQDFPDGYLIIPHDDEELWSDEFIEELPPSWWSEKKGKVVVDNYYVHRLPSKIYFNSEGKFSDEIMDGQWGWFMPAKLLFDPTAGLIYDLKTSENTKLMRLGNEGRSTATTMTAYTTISELHHQGEPKKIQKLLSFTDNRQDASLQAGHFNDFIHTGRLRSALYHTLKKSERNCLKVSELAERMLPQLQLKESDYAREPNDEWPDPENERALKKLLLIRILYDLRRSWRFNLPNLEQTALLSIEYDRLEEFCRRDDFFNDIPLFDRLTPPERKYILTQLLNFFRTSYALEYPLITTERAETEDFIKLKLDPDKLWSLDKNEKIEVPCFMVSRNPGETQRYIYTTSMGPHSYVGKYFKRLFKKHQLNQLNGDEYIEYIEKVCELLKKANLLTSQDVRGKNGTVKGYRLRVDNVVWKLGDGITVLPDEVRLASYKEQQMEPNKFFRKFYQTDFTKFQKQFIGKEHTGQLGNDDRIAREKQFRSGDLSALFCSPTMELGIDIADLNIVHMRNVPPTPANYVQRSGRAGRSGQTALVINYCSNWSAHDRHYFKEPTKMVAGAVVPPRIDLLNEELILTHFNAYILMNLGLHDLRVSISDVIDTRDKKVLPVKSHIVSLIENASSFYREAWIEGFDKILRTSIPEIEKASWFNKDWLRVRANSFCNRFDRAFDRWRILLRNAEEIIHKSRAMMDDPTVKQSSPLMREAKRQHNIGLAQRALLLNEDQKSFGNESEFYVFRYLASEGFLPGYNFTRLPVRTFVGYKHKDEGEYISRPRFIALSEFGPGNLIYHNGNKFKISRMMLADASLKNRSIKVSTQTGYAFLDEDTERFNNDPITNNPLKDQSSTQVWFNLLELTETEAIPQERISCEEEERTREGFQVTQYFNYPKGIESTTQCLIKEGNQPLLRIIFSQATQLIQVNHRWSRSKDANGFYIDDRNGRWLRQKELEEPETAQHAREVRLFARDHADSLYIQPVKDLQLNANQVVSLAYALKRAVEELFEVEESEIGVWLMGNDEAQNIMLYESAEGSLGILSQLVESSSKMKELFRTACKLLHFDPETGEDEKPELPKATYDDLLSYYNQRYHDQLDRISIQKPLERLMRCEVVPLKASTDRDQQYQYLLENYDKNSSTELKFIRYLKEHDIVYPDKTQVNIKECYVNADFVYLTANGPVLVFCDGDVHDVPNVMRDDDAKRQCLRNHGYDVIVWHYSEPLDQLVERRKDVFRKI, from the coding sequence ATGGATGCATTTAAACTTCATAAGGACATCACAGATAGTTATCGGGAATATATCCGGTCTTTTGTTAAAATCAGGGACAAGCGAATCCGCGACTACGTTGAGGCCAGGTTTGATGAAGATGGTTTCATTCCAGAGCCTTTTTTGCAGTTCAATCCATCTTACAAAAGGGAGGAAACCCTGGCTGATTTGCATCGTGAGGGATTGATCCACCATGATCTGATTACAGTTTTTGGCGATTATCAATTGTATAAACACCAGGTGGAAGCCATCAGGAAAGGGCTTTCAGGGCAGGGATTCGTGGTTACTTCCGGCACCGGTTCGGGAAAATCACTGACATACCTGGCTACCATCTTTGATTATATCCTGAAGTTGAAGGAAAAGAAGAAAGGGGTTAAGGCTGTTCTGGTGTATCCGATGAATGCGCTGATCAACTCTCAGAAAGAGGAGATCATGAAGTACGAGATGAATTATCTCATCAGCTTTGTGCCCGAGGATAAGCGAAAGGAGTATGATCTGCGGTCGAATGAAAATAATGGACAGAGCCTGGAGGATATCCTGAAAAAACTCAGAAGTTTTACCGGCAAAGCATTTCCGATCACGTATGCCAACTACACCGGCCAGGAAGGCCAGGAGGAGCGTGAACGGATTGAAAAGGAAGTTCCCGACATCATCCTGACCAATTATATGATGATGGAACTTATCATGACGCGTGCCTCGGAAGAGTGGATGCGGGATTCCATCAAAGCGCATCTCAGATTTCTGGTTTTTGATGAGTTGCATACCTACCGTGGCCGTCAGGGTTCCGACGTTTCTCTGCTCATTCGCAGGGTAAAGGATATCACCAGGGGAGAGGTGACTTGCATAGGTACTTCCGCAACCATGACCACTGTAGGCTCGCCCGAAGACAAAAAGAAAGCGGTTGCCGGCGTGGCATCCACCATTTTCGGAACGCAGTTCGATGTGTCCCAAATCATTGGCGAGTACCTCCAGAACTGCACAGCTTCAACACAAATACCGGGTAAATTTGAGTTGCAGGAAGGCATTCATCAGCATATCTCCAAAGATGGCACACCGGAGGATTTTGTCAGGCACCCGCTGGCCATCTGGCTCGAAAACAAAGTTGCACTGTTCAGGCACCCGGATGGTTTTGTCGAAAGGGGCAAACCTCACACCTTGAGCGAAATAGTTAAACTTTTGGCAGACGACTCCGGCGAAAGCTATACCGACTGTGAAAAAGCCGTTCGAAATCTGCTCGATTGGGCTGAGGCCCTCAATATAAAAGCCCATCGGCTTAAAACCTTTAAATCTTACCTGCCCTATAAGCTACACCAGTTTATTTCGCAAACCAACACAGTTTATGTTACCCTGGAACCTCGCGACAGGCGTAAGATCACCCTCGAAACCGGAAGGTATGTGCGCGAAAACAACCAGGACAAATACATTTATCCGCTTCTGTTCAGCAGATTTTCGGGACATGAGTTTATCTGTGTCAGAAAAAATTTTACCACCAACATATTGGAGCCGCGCGATCCCGACGATATTCCGCTACAACTTTCCAAGGATGATCTGAGAGGCGATAGGGAGACCGGTTTAAAGCCAAGAAAACTAACAGCCCAGGATTTTCCGGATGGCTATCTGATCATTCCGCATGACGATGAGGAGTTGTGGTCGGATGAATTCATTGAGGAATTGCCGCCCTCGTGGTGGAGCGAAAAAAAGGGTAAGGTGGTGGTTGACAATTATTATGTGCATCGCTTACCCTCAAAAATTTATTTCAATAGTGAAGGTAAATTTTCTGATGAAATAATGGACGGACAATGGGGATGGTTCATGCCTGCCAAACTGTTGTTCGATCCCACTGCCGGCTTGATCTACGACCTGAAGACCAGCGAAAACACCAAGCTGATGCGGCTGGGCAATGAGGGCCGAAGCACGGCCACAACCATGACTGCCTACACCACTATCAGTGAATTGCATCATCAGGGTGAGCCTAAAAAAATACAGAAACTGCTCAGCTTTACAGATAACCGCCAGGATGCATCCCTGCAGGCAGGACATTTCAACGATTTTATCCATACCGGACGTTTAAGATCGGCGCTGTATCATACCTTGAAAAAATCCGAAAGAAATTGCTTGAAGGTGTCGGAACTTGCTGAGCGTATGTTGCCACAACTCCAGCTGAAAGAATCGGATTATGCCAGAGAACCCAATGACGAATGGCCTGATCCCGAAAACGAAAGGGCCTTAAAAAAACTCCTCCTTATCAGGATCTTATATGATCTGAGGCGTTCGTGGCGCTTCAACCTTCCAAACCTTGAGCAAACAGCGCTGCTCTCCATCGAATATGACCGGCTGGAAGAGTTTTGCCGGAGAGACGATTTTTTTAACGACATCCCGTTGTTTGACCGTCTTACACCACCGGAACGAAAATATATCCTTACGCAACTATTAAATTTTTTCAGGACGTCATACGCTCTGGAGTATCCTCTGATAACCACCGAAAGGGCAGAAACGGAAGATTTCATCAAGCTAAAACTGGATCCAGATAAACTATGGTCGCTCGACAAAAATGAAAAAATTGAGGTGCCATGCTTTATGGTGAGTCGCAACCCTGGTGAAACGCAGCGATACATCTACACCACCAGCATGGGGCCGCATTCTTATGTGGGTAAATATTTCAAAAGGCTTTTCAAAAAGCATCAACTGAATCAACTAAACGGGGATGAATACATTGAATACATTGAAAAGGTTTGCGAACTCCTGAAAAAAGCCAATCTTCTCACCTCGCAGGATGTCCGCGGCAAAAATGGCACAGTTAAAGGGTATCGCTTAAGGGTTGACAATGTGGTGTGGAAATTGGGCGACGGGATTACCGTACTACCCGACGAGGTGCGTCTGGCCTCCTACAAGGAACAGCAAATGGAGCCCAATAAATTCTTCCGCAAGTTTTATCAAACTGATTTCACCAAATTTCAAAAGCAATTCATTGGCAAAGAACACACCGGACAACTTGGGAATGACGACAGGATAGCCCGTGAAAAGCAGTTTCGCTCCGGCGATCTCTCTGCACTTTTCTGTTCCCCAACCATGGAGCTGGGTATTGATATTGCCGATTTGAACATCGTTCATATGCGCAATGTGCCGCCAACACCTGCCAATTATGTGCAGCGGAGCGGTCGTGCGGGAAGGTCAGGACAAACAGCGCTGGTTATTAACTATTGCTCAAACTGGTCGGCCCACGACAGGCACTACTTCAAAGAACCCACGAAAATGGTTGCCGGGGCAGTGGTTCCACCACGCATTGACCTGTTGAACGAGGAACTGATCCTCACCCATTTCAACGCCTACATCCTCATGAACCTTGGTCTGCACGATCTCAGAGTTTCCATCAGCGATGTCATTGATACAAGGGATAAAAAGGTATTGCCGGTCAAAAGTCATATCGTTAGCTTAATTGAAAATGCTTCATCCTTTTACAGAGAGGCCTGGATTGAGGGTTTTGACAAAATTCTCCGGACAAGTATTCCGGAAATCGAAAAAGCCAGTTGGTTCAACAAGGACTGGTTGAGGGTGCGTGCCAATAGCTTCTGCAACCGCTTTGACAGGGCGTTCGACCGATGGCGGATTTTGTTGCGCAATGCCGAGGAGATCATTCATAAATCGCGGGCAATGATGGATGACCCCACCGTGAAACAATCCAGCCCGCTAATGCGTGAGGCCAAAAGGCAGCACAACATCGGGCTTGCCCAGAGGGCTTTGCTGCTCAACGAAGATCAGAAGAGCTTCGGCAACGAATCGGAGTTTTATGTGTTCCGTTACCTGGCTTCCGAAGGCTTTTTGCCGGGATATAATTTTACCCGCCTGCCTGTGCGAACATTTGTTGGTTACAAACACAAGGATGAAGGCGAATACATTTCACGCCCCAGGTTTATTGCCTTGAGCGAATTCGGGCCGGGCAACCTTATCTATCACAACGGCAACAAGTTTAAAATCAGCCGGATGATGCTTGCCGATGCAAGCCTTAAAAACCGCAGCATAAAAGTGTCCACCCAAACCGGCTATGCCTTCCTGGATGAGGATACCGAAAGGTTTAACAACGACCCGATAACCAACAATCCGTTGAAAGACCAATCCTCAACCCAGGTATGGTTCAACCTGCTGGAGCTGACCGAAACCGAAGCCATACCGCAGGAGCGTATTTCGTGCGAAGAGGAAGAGCGTACGCGCGAAGGTTTTCAGGTCACCCAATATTTTAATTACCCCAAAGGCATCGAATCGACCACGCAATGCCTCATCAAGGAAGGCAACCAACCATTGCTGCGGATCATTTTCAGCCAGGCAACCCAGTTGATTCAGGTGAACCACCGTTGGAGCAGATCGAAGGATGCAAATGGTTTTTATATTGACGACCGCAACGGGCGCTGGCTGCGGCAGAAAGAACTGGAAGAGCCCGAAACCGCCCAGCATGCCAGGGAAGTCCGCCTGTTTGCCCGCGATCATGCCGACTCCCTGTACATTCAGCCCGTGAAAGACCTCCAGCTCAATGCCAATCAGGTGGTATCGCTCGCCTATGCGTTAAAACGTGCAGTAGAAGAACTGTTTGAAGTAGAAGAAAGTGAAATTGGCGTGTGGCTCATGGGTAATGACGAAGCCCAAAACATCATGCTCTATGAGTCGGCCGAAGGAAGCCTGGGCATCCTTTCGCAACTGGTGGAAAGCTCCTCAAAAATGAAAGAGTTGTTCCGGACAGCCTGCAAACTGCTGCACTTCGACCCGGAAACAGGTGAGGATGAAAAACCTGAGCTTCCGAAAGCCACCTACGACGATTTGCTTTCTTACTACAACCAGCGCTATCACGACCAACTCGACAGAATCTCAATACAAAAACCCCTCGAACGACTGATGCGCTGCGAAGTGGTTCCGCTCAAAGCCAGTACCGACCGTGATCAGCAATACCAATACCTGTTGGAAAACTACGACAAAAATTCCTCCACCGAACTGAAATTTATCCGCTACCTGAAGGAACATGATATCGTTTATCCGGATAAAACGCAGGTAAACATCAAAGAGTGTTATGTGAATGCCGACTTTGTGTATCTGACAGCCAATGGACCGGTATTGGTATTTTGCGATGGCGATGTGCACGATGTGCCCAATGTGATGCGTGATGATGATGCCAAACGCCAGTGTTTACGCAATCATGGGTACGATGTGATTGTATGGCACTATTCCGAACCGCTCGACCAGCTCGTTGAGAGAAGAAAAGACGTTTTCCGCAAAATTTAA